ACGTTCTGTTGTCGTTGTTTTACCGGCGTCAATATGAGCCATGATACCGATATTACGATATTTTTCGATGGGCGTCGTGCGTGCCATGAGAGGAAATCCTGTCCTTAAGCTTAGCTTTTACCAGCGATAATGAGCAAAGGCGCGGTTCGCCTCAGCCATTTTGTGCGTGTCTTCGCGCTTCTTCACCGCACCGCCACGCTCGTTAGAGGCATCCAGCAACTCACCAGCCAAACGCTCAACCATAGTAAGCTCAGAGCGGCTGCGTGCACTGTTGATAACCCAACGGATAGCCAACGCCTGAGCGCGGTCCGCACGAACCTCAACAGGAACCTGATAGGTCGCACCACCAACACGGCGTGAACGAACTTCAAGTTCCGGCTTAACTTTGCCAAGAGCTTCGTGAAAAACTTCTACAGGGTCATTGCCGGATTTCTTAC
This region of Sneathiella aquimaris genomic DNA includes:
- the rpsG gene encoding 30S ribosomal protein S7; protein product: MSRRHAAEKREVLPDAKFGDVVLTKFMNSLMIAGKKSTAEGIVYGAFDIIGKKSGNDPVEVFHEALGKVKPELEVRSRRVGGATYQVPVEVRADRAQALAIRWVINSARSRSELTMVERLAGELLDASNERGGAVKKREDTHKMAEANRAFAHYRW